From one Streptomyces sp. N50 genomic stretch:
- a CDS encoding zinc-binding alcohol dehydrogenase family protein: MPAVAYRKSLPIDDAESLVDVELPVPQPGPHDLLVQVEAVAVNPVDYKVRQSNDPGGELKVLGWDAAGTVVAVGEQVELFEVGDEVFYAGAIDRPGTNSRFHTVDERIVGHKPRTLSFGEAAALPLTSLTAWEGLFERLGLREGASEETGTLLVTAAAGGVGAMVAQLARALTGLTVIGTASRPETVEFARRMGVTHVVDHHRPLPEQVAEVAPGGIDHIFGTAGTDRNLAAYADMLKPFGGLIAIDDFGPVEIGLLKAKSISFHWELMFTRSLFKTPDQVTQHHILDRISRLVDEGALRTTATRDLGTVNAEHLREAHRILESGSTIGKVTLTGF, translated from the coding sequence GCAAGAGCCTGCCGATCGACGACGCCGAGAGCCTGGTGGACGTCGAACTGCCCGTGCCGCAGCCGGGTCCCCACGATCTGCTGGTCCAGGTGGAGGCCGTCGCGGTCAACCCCGTCGACTACAAGGTGCGGCAGAGCAACGACCCGGGCGGCGAGCTCAAGGTGCTCGGCTGGGACGCCGCCGGCACGGTCGTCGCGGTCGGTGAGCAGGTCGAGCTGTTCGAGGTCGGCGACGAGGTCTTCTACGCCGGCGCGATCGACCGGCCGGGCACCAACTCCCGCTTCCACACGGTCGACGAGCGCATCGTCGGCCACAAGCCCCGCACGCTCTCCTTCGGCGAGGCGGCGGCGCTGCCGCTGACCTCCCTCACCGCGTGGGAAGGGCTGTTCGAGCGCCTCGGTCTGCGCGAGGGCGCCTCGGAGGAGACCGGCACGCTGCTGGTGACCGCGGCGGCGGGCGGTGTGGGGGCCATGGTCGCTCAACTGGCCCGAGCCCTCACCGGCTTGACCGTGATCGGCACGGCTTCCCGGCCGGAGACCGTCGAGTTCGCCCGTCGTATGGGCGTGACACATGTGGTCGACCACCACCGTCCGCTGCCGGAGCAGGTGGCCGAGGTGGCGCCCGGCGGGATCGACCACATCTTCGGCACCGCGGGGACGGACCGGAACCTCGCCGCGTACGCCGACATGCTCAAGCCGTTCGGCGGGCTGATCGCCATCGACGACTTCGGCCCCGTGGAGATCGGCCTGCTGAAGGCGAAGAGCATCTCCTTCCACTGGGAACTCATGTTCACCCGCTCGCTGTTCAAGACCCCGGACCAGGTGACGCAGCACCACATCCTCGACCGGATCTCCCGGCTCGTGGACGAGGGCGCCCTGCGGACCACGGCCACGCGGGACCTCGGCACCGTCAACGCCGAGCACCTGCGCGAGGCGCATCGCATCCTGGAGTCCGGCAGCACCATCGGCAAGGTGACGCTCACCGGATTCTGA